A stretch of Mytilus edulis chromosome 11, xbMytEdul2.2, whole genome shotgun sequence DNA encodes these proteins:
- the LOC139495934 gene encoding serine-rich adhesin for platelets-like yields MAVETERQKQINKMYLSGIIFLGCMCVCLAYGILTAKEIGNYDEQKFDEDIFQSPWNRIYIGAFIIAGVCLLHVLVICCIADHEKKNRRKEVGDCVGLSVLLLWVGVIACGTAAAFVGNFAVKTRVFNTCNGTALEEDSTKPCFEHLKTHTVVLIVILILFFITILCGCAQRDEKHDKLRNRPSTQTSKVTQQQHTTQPARSIQAPTVTLRQQQTQQPAQTSSFNFIQSFKSSNEENKHNTQKKNKVSTISSPINSHRDKTTDSSSINSHRDKITDSSPINSHRDKITDSSPINSHRDKITDSSSINSHRDKITDSSSINSHRDKITDSSSINSHRDKITDSSSINSHRDKITDSSPINSHRDKITDSSSINSHRDKITDSSSINSHRDKITDSSSINSHRDKITDSSSMEGDYTSEEVSDDTMSDLSIPINHIEHHNDSETNQNIWLSHNYYMPPPPSSANIDVGQNDPYSREATLENPLPHASVFRMSNHSQQTRPPLPRFKSVSTIPPDQPPPAYEDLFK; encoded by the exons ATGGCCGTAG AAACagaaagacaaaaacaaataaataaaatgtatctaAGCGGTATAATATTTCTTGGATGCATGTGTGTTTGTCTAGCCTATGGAATTCTAACAGCTAAAGAGATAGGAAATTATGACGAACAGAAATTTGACGAAGACATCTTTCAAAGTCCCTGGAATAGAATATATATTGGAGCTTTTATCATTGCTGGTGTT TGTTTACTTCATGTGCTAGTTATTTGTTGTATAGCTGATCACGAAAAGAAGAACAGACGTAAAGAAGTCGGAGACTGT GTGGGACTAAGTGTTCTGCTGTTATGGGTTGGTGTGATTGCTTGTGGTACAGCGGCAGCTTTTGTTGGTAATTTTGCCGTCAAAACGCGTgtgtttaatacatgtaatgGGACAGCCCTTGAAGAAGACAGCACAAAACCGTGTTTCGAGCATCTAAAGACGCATACTGTGGTTTTAATTGTAATTCTCATTCTATTTTTTATCACAATATTATGTGGATGCGCCCAAAGAGAtgaaaaacatgataaattaagGAATAGACCTTCTACTCAGACTTCTAAAGTTACACAACAGCAACATACTACCCAGCCTGCAAGATCGATCCAAGCACCGACTGTAACTTTAAGACAGCAACAAACGCAACAACCTGCGCAAACCTCatcatttaatttcatacaaagTTTTAAATCTTCAAATGAGGAAAACAAACACAATACACAAAAGAAGAATAAGGTTTCTACGATTTCATCACCAATAAATAGTCATCGTGATAAAACCACTGATTCATCATCAATAAATAGTCATCGTGATAAAATCACTGATTCATCACCAATAAATAGTCATCGTGATAAAATCACTGATTCATCACCAATAAATAGTCATCGTGATAAAATCACTGATTCATCATCAATAAATAGTCATCGTGATAAAATCACTGATTCATCATCAATAAATAGTCATCGTGATAAAATCACTGATTCATCATCAATAAATAGTCATCGTGATAAAATCACTGATTCATCATCAATAAATAGTCATCGTGATAAAATCACTGATTCATCACCAATAAATAGTCATCGTGATAAAATCACTGATTCATCATCAATAAATAGTCATCGTGATAAAATCACTGATTCATCATCAATAAATAGTCATCGTGATAAAATCACTGATTCATCATCAATAAATAGTCATCGTGATAAAATCACTGATTCATCATCAATGGAGGGAGATTATACCAGTGAAGAAGTTAGTGATGATACAATGAGCGATCTGAGTATTCCAATTAATCATATAGAACATCACAATGATAGTGAAACTAATCAGAACATTTGGCTTTCACATAATTACTATATGCCACCTCCTCCGTCCTCGGCTAATATTGATGTTGGTCAAAATGATCCTTACAGTAGGGAAGCCACATTAGAAAATCCTCTGCCACATGCGTCTGTTTTTAGAATGTCAAATCATTCTCAACAAACACGCCCTCCATTGCCTAGGTTTAAATCGGTGTCGACAATACCACCGGACCAACCGCCGCCTGCATATGAAGATCTTTTTAAATAA